From the Roseibium sp. HPY-6 genome, one window contains:
- a CDS encoding DUF938 domain-containing protein, with product MARHIVQTANQAADGRRTAPAALRNVGPLIEALRVRLPSKGRVLEVASGTGQHAAAFAQAFPELSWSPSDVDPGQRESIVAWQRESGLKNLAEPLAIDVSAPWPVARGFAEAVLTINLLHLVPKPFVSRLFEEAHGALSEGGRMIVYGPFLRGAAYASEGDRAFDTSLRSRDPAIGYKSLEAVSDMAIAAGFAPIAVDAMPANNLLLTFSR from the coding sequence ATGGCTCGACACATTGTTCAAACAGCAAACCAAGCCGCAGACGGGCGACGAACCGCACCAGCAGCACTGCGAAACGTTGGTCCTTTGATAGAGGCGTTACGGGTCCGCTTACCTTCAAAAGGACGCGTTCTGGAAGTGGCGAGTGGCACAGGACAACACGCCGCCGCGTTTGCTCAGGCGTTTCCAGAATTGAGTTGGTCACCGTCGGACGTTGACCCGGGCCAAAGGGAAAGTATCGTCGCGTGGCAGCGCGAGAGCGGATTGAAGAACCTTGCCGAACCTTTGGCGATTGACGTATCGGCCCCATGGCCGGTTGCGCGCGGGTTTGCTGAGGCTGTTCTGACAATCAATCTGCTTCACCTTGTCCCGAAACCGTTTGTTTCGCGTCTCTTCGAAGAGGCGCACGGAGCTTTGAGCGAGGGCGGGAGGATGATCGTTTATGGACCTTTCCTACGCGGCGCTGCGTATGCCTCAGAAGGTGACCGCGCGTTCGATACCTCCTTGCGATCACGCGATCCTGCGATCGGTTACAAATCGTTGGAAGCCGTTTCCGACATGGCCATTGCGGCCGGATTTGCTCCCATCGCCGTCGATGCGATGCCCGCGAACAACCTTCTTCTCACTTTCAGTAGATGA